The sequence below is a genomic window from Thiomonas intermedia.
CAGATTCCGGCCGCCGCGCTGGAGCAGGCGGCGCACACGCTGCAGACGGTGAGCGAGCCGTTGCTGGTGGTGCGCAACCGGGCGGTGCACCGGCTGCTGCTGGGCGGGGTGGACGTGAGCTTTGCCCAGGCCGATGGCGAGGGCAAGGTCAGCGATCTGGTCAGCTTGATCGACTTTGCCCAGCCATCGAACAACGAGTTTCTGGTGGTCAACCAGTTCACCGTGGCGGGCAGCAAGCAGCCGCGCCGGCCGGATCTGGTGGTGTTCGTCAACGGGCTGCCGCTCGCGGTGATCGAGCTGAAGAATCCGTCCAACGAGCAGACCGACATCTGGGACGCGTTCAACCAGCTGCAGACCTACAAGGATGAAGCGGCCGACCTGTTCAACGGCAACGCGGCGCTGGTGATCAGCGATGGCTTCACCGCCCGGGTGGGTTCGCTCACGGCCGATGCCGAGCGCATGCTGCCCTGGCGCACCATTGCCAACGAGAACGACCGCCCGCGCCTGCAGATGGAGCTGGAGACGCTGGTGCGCGGCTTCTTCAAGCCCGAGCTGTTTCTGGACTACGTGCGGCACTTTGTGCTGTTCGAGCAGGACGGGGACCGCATCGTCAAGAAGATCGCGGGCTACCACCAGTTCCACGCGGTGCGCGAGGCGGTGCGCGCCACCGTGATCGCCGCGCAGGACGCCGACAGGGGCTTGCTGGAGGTGCGCGAAGAACGCGCCACCTACGGCCGCGAGGTGCAACCGGGCTCGCGCAAGGCGGGCGTGGTGTGGCACACGCAGGGCTCGGGCAAGAGCATCACCATGGCCTGCTACGCGGGCAAGCTGCTGCCGCAGCCCGAGATGAAGAACCCCACCCTGGTGGTGGTGACCGACCGCAACGACCTGGACGGCCAGTTGTTCGGCACCTTCAGCGCCGCCAGCGACCTGCTGCGAACCACGCCGGTGCAGGCCACCGGGCGCGACGAGCTGCGCGACATGCTGGCCTCGCGCGAGGCGGGCGGCATCATCTTCACCACGGTGCAGAAGTTCGCCTTGCTGGAGGGTGAAGCCGCGCACCCGTTGCTGTCGGGTCGATCAAACATTGTGGTGATGTCGGACGAGGCGCACCGCAGCCAGTACGGCATGAAGGGCCGGCTGGACACCAAGACCGGTAAGTACGTTTACGGCTACGCCAAGCACCTGCGCGACGCGCTGAAGAACGCCACCTTCATCGGCTTCACCGGTACGCCCATCGCGCTGGAAGACAAAGACACCCGCGCGGTGTTTGGCGACTACGTCAGCATCTACGACATCCAGGACGCGGTGGACGACGGTGCGACGGTGCCGATCTTTTACGAAAGCCGCCTGGCCAAGCTGGACGTGAAGCAGGCCGAGATCGACGCGCTCAATGCGCAGGTGGACGAGGTCTTTGAAGACGAAGAAGACGTGGCCGTCCGCGAAAAGTCCAAAAGCGAATGGGCGGCACTGGAGAAGCTGGTGGGCGCCGAGCCGCGCCTGCAGCAGGTGGCCAAGGACTTGGTGCAGCACTTCGAGGCGCGTATCAGCGTCATCGACGGCAAGGCCATGATCGTCTGCATGAGCCGCGAGATTTGCGTGCAGCTCTACAACGCCATCGTGGCGCTGCGACCCGACTGGCACAGCACCGACCCGGAACAAGGCGTCATCAAGGTGGTGATGACCGGATCGGCCGCCGACAAGGCGCTCCTGCAACCGCACATCTACACGAACCAGGTGAAGAGGCGGCTGGAGAAGCGCTTCAAGGACCCGAAGGACTCGCTGAAGCTGGTGATCGTGCGCGACATGTGGCTGACCGGTTTTGACGCGCCGTCGTGCCACACCATGTACGTGGACAAACCCATGAAGGGCCACAACCTGATGCAGGCCATTGCGCGGGTGAACCGGGTATTCAAGAACAAGCCCGGCGGCCTGGTGGTGGACTACATCGGCATTGCCAACGAGCTGAAGGCGGCGCTGAAGGACTACACCGACTCCAAGGGCAAGGGCGACCCGGCGCACAACGCGGCCGAGGCGCTGGCGGTGCTGCTGGAGAAGATGGACATCGTGCGCGGCCTGATGCACGGCTTGGACTACAGCGCGTTCACGACCAACGCCGTACCGCTGCTGGTGCCCGCGGCGGAACACATCCTGGGCCAGAAGGACGGCAAGACGCGCTTCCTGGACACCATGACGGCGGTGAGCAAGGCGTTTTCGCTCTGCGGCACGCTGGACGAGGCCATCGCGCTGCGCCAGGAGATCGCGTTCTTCGCGGCCATCAAGGCGGCCATCAACAAGTTCACCACGGTGGACAAGAAGCGCAGCGATGCGGAGAAAAGCAGTGCGCTCAAGCAGATCCTGGACAACGCCATCGTGGCCGATGGCGTGGCCGACATCTTTGCGCTGGCGGGGCTCGACAAACCCAACATCGGCTTGTTGTCAGAAGAGTTCCTCGAAGACGTGCGGCAGATGAAGACCAGGAACCTGGCCGTGGAACTGCTCGAAAAGTTGTTGCGCGACGAGATCAAGGCGCGGGCGCGCAACAACGTGGTTCAAGAGAAGAAGTACGGCGACCGCCTGCTGGAGACCCTGCGCAAGTACCACAACCGGGCCATCGAGACGGCGCAGGTGATCGAAGAGCTGATCGAGATGGCCAAGGAGTTCCAGGCGGTGCTGGAGCGCGAGGCCGCGCTGGGCCTGAGCCCCGACGAGATCGCGTTCTACGACGCCCTGGCCAACAACGAGAGCGCGGTGCGCGAGCTGGGCGACGACATCCTGAAGAAGATCGCCGTCGAGATCACCGAGAAACTGCGTGCCAGCACCACGGTGGACTGGCAGGTGCGGGAAAGCGTGCGTGCGCGTCTGCGCATCCTGGTGCGCCGCACGTTGCAGAAGTGGAAGTACCCGCCCGATCAGCAGCCGGTGGCGGTGGAACTGGTGCTCCAGCAAGCCGAGAAGTTCGCGAGCGACTGGACCGCTTGAGGGGCGCGGCTTGCTCGTCATGATGGCGACAGCAGCGTCACGTCCTTGCTTTCTTCCCCCGAGCAAAAACGCGGCTTGCGGCGGATCACCGCGGCCGTAGGGCTTCGATCGAAGCCACCCAGCCAACGATGCCGCCTTGCGCCACGATCATGTCGAGCGTGGCCTGCTTGA
It includes:
- a CDS encoding type I restriction endonuclease subunit R, with amino-acid sequence MLNEQQLEDLCIGWFQQTGWQFAHGPDIAPEGDRPERADFGQVILRERLLAALARINPQIPAAALEQAAHTLQTVSEPLLVVRNRAVHRLLLGGVDVSFAQADGEGKVSDLVSLIDFAQPSNNEFLVVNQFTVAGSKQPRRPDLVVFVNGLPLAVIELKNPSNEQTDIWDAFNQLQTYKDEAADLFNGNAALVISDGFTARVGSLTADAERMLPWRTIANENDRPRLQMELETLVRGFFKPELFLDYVRHFVLFEQDGDRIVKKIAGYHQFHAVREAVRATVIAAQDADRGLLEVREERATYGREVQPGSRKAGVVWHTQGSGKSITMACYAGKLLPQPEMKNPTLVVVTDRNDLDGQLFGTFSAASDLLRTTPVQATGRDELRDMLASREAGGIIFTTVQKFALLEGEAAHPLLSGRSNIVVMSDEAHRSQYGMKGRLDTKTGKYVYGYAKHLRDALKNATFIGFTGTPIALEDKDTRAVFGDYVSIYDIQDAVDDGATVPIFYESRLAKLDVKQAEIDALNAQVDEVFEDEEDVAVREKSKSEWAALEKLVGAEPRLQQVAKDLVQHFEARISVIDGKAMIVCMSREICVQLYNAIVALRPDWHSTDPEQGVIKVVMTGSAADKALLQPHIYTNQVKRRLEKRFKDPKDSLKLVIVRDMWLTGFDAPSCHTMYVDKPMKGHNLMQAIARVNRVFKNKPGGLVVDYIGIANELKAALKDYTDSKGKGDPAHNAAEALAVLLEKMDIVRGLMHGLDYSAFTTNAVPLLVPAAEHILGQKDGKTRFLDTMTAVSKAFSLCGTLDEAIALRQEIAFFAAIKAAINKFTTVDKKRSDAEKSSALKQILDNAIVADGVADIFALAGLDKPNIGLLSEEFLEDVRQMKTRNLAVELLEKLLRDEIKARARNNVVQEKKYGDRLLETLRKYHNRAIETAQVIEELIEMAKEFQAVLEREAALGLSPDEIAFYDALANNESAVRELGDDILKKIAVEITEKLRASTTVDWQVRESVRARLRILVRRTLQKWKYPPDQQPVAVELVLQQAEKFASDWTA